In Coregonus clupeaformis isolate EN_2021a chromosome 5, ASM2061545v1, whole genome shotgun sequence, the sequence ACATGAAATATACAGAAGACTTCTTACTATCAGACCTCAAATACAAGCACCTAAAATCCCTGCCTAACACTATTGGAATGCTTAGGTAAAGCATGTGAATGGAATGGTCATATTGTAGCACCGTCTGTATGCTTTTCACTGTATGACGGTTTAACGGCATAAGAGGGTGAGATTCAATAGCTCTTATTTGcaggataaaaaaattaatgggTTAGTAATACTTTATCCAGCCCTCTCACTCAACAAAGAAATTAGACACAATGCAATAGAAACCTTCCATTGATCTCACTGTGCAATCATTACACAAGGACTGAGAGAATGTGTATGCGGAGGAGCGATGTATACATATCAGTGCAAAGTTAGAATTTCAGATTTCATTATGACAGACCAAATCAAAATGTCAGGAATGCATTTGACTGGGTATggaatgttttcaaaatgcatcgCTGTTACTCAGGATTTCAACTCCCTATGACCATACAGTTTTGTATACGGAGTTAGAATCCATTCATATATAAAGCTAAAGctagaaatatatattttgtgaCAAAGAAAGTTGATCATTTGAAGATGACAGATAATAGTATAATATTACATTTTTGGGGGTATCACGCACAGGGGGAGATCTAAACAAGTGGCCGGCTTTACTTTCACTGGATATGTGTGTTGATGATGAGGGAGTTGACCTGCAGTGGAATTTTAGGCCCCTGTAATACCTCATGCAGGCTTCTTTTTCATTGTTCAGGTGTTTACCTCCAGTCTTCCCTTCATCCCTTTATTCAGCAGCCCTAATAAATAGAGGGCTACTTTATCAGTGATCATGTGAGCTGACAGATGCCCCCACTACTTTTCCGCAGACACTGCCAGTCTTCTGTGAGGAGAATGAGTGGAGGCAGCTTTAGCCGCTGTCCTCCCTCGCCGCCTTCTCCAGAGCACTCTCCGAACTGGCTGAGCCCTCGAACCGCTGGGCTCCGATGGTGGCCTGGGTCGACATGCTCTTTCTCACCACATCCCCTTTCCTCCACAGTGTGATTTCCTGGAGAAGAAAGAAGTGGTCTTGAGCTCATTGTCTTAAATCACTAAAGCATTTCCATAGGGACACATTTAATGCTAGATAGGAATGCAATATATAAGGTGCAGCACAGTGGATACACCATGTTGAACCTGACACCTGATAAATTCCCTCTAAGGGCACACAATTTATCTGGGATCACTGCTAACAGTTACCCATCAGAAGCCCCTGTTCCATACCTGCTGTTTGAAGTAGCGTCTTTCCTCCTCATCAATCAGCACCAGATTAAGGTAGTAACGCACAGAGAACTTCTTATTGATGTCTCGCATTGTGGGGGTCATCTCATAGCCAGCCAGAAACAACCGGATTGGAATTGACTCTCCTTAAACATAATAAAAACACTCAGTCAGACCTGATGTGTAGTTTGAGCATTGCCATTTTCAAAAGCATACAATCCACTTCACTATATCCTTTACCCCGAACAGGAGCCCCATCCATGATCTCATATTTGGCGATGGTGTCATTTTCGTGGTATACACTAGGACCGGTGCCAGTTGTCTCCCGTTTGATGATGTCAATTTCCATGTGCTTGATCTTAATCCGCACCAGCAGGAAGTAGATCTTACCCACAATGACGTCTTTCAGGTGGTACCTGTAGAAGACAGGAGAGATCGTCACAGGGCTGCTATGCCACATAGACAATACATAGTCAAAGGAAAGGTTCTAAGCTACAATGGTTTCTGCATGTTCCTGTAACTAGGAGTGGTGGCATTTTGTTATTTTATAAATTGAGTAAAACATTTAGGTGACTGAGGGTGTTGAAAAAATAATCTCTTTCAGCCTTACTTGGATTTGTTGTACTCAAACTCAATGTGGAGACAGTCTTCGATCCCAACTTCCATTTTTATTGACGAGTTGAGCTCTGGGTACGTGCTGAGTGTGTGCACCACGATATCCATCTCTTTACTGATGTCATTCAGTCTCCTGCTCACTGTGGCACGCAGAAAATACCTGCAAGTACAACCAACAGACACTGAGCAAACCTGCTGTAATCTCAACAGATGTCATCCAACAACATATCCTCATTGCATTCTGAGGCTATAAAAGAAGATGGTCATTATCACAACCAGTAAttatgatttgtgtgtgtgtaatgcaaGACATTGAGCATGTGAAGCACCCAAACATTTCTCTTGATGAGGAAGTAGTGCTAGGCATGTGaccaacaggtcaaaggtgaacTTGGGTTAAAGAGTGAGACATAAAGTAATAGTTATTTTGGCAGAGAATGTTCAGGCTGAATGTTTCCTTACCGTAGCTTCACATTCTGGCCTGTGTAGGTCTCATAGGGCTTCTCAACATGGGTGAACTCAAAGTCGAAGGTCTGTGACTGAGTAAGCTCACCAGGCCTAGCCAGATCTTTCACCAGGGAGACAAACTCATGATGGTTTCCTCTGTCGTAGTACAGCTCTGTGAAGGAAGGACAGGTATACACTTCAGATATTCAAAGAAACACACATCGCAACAGAATCACTCCCTCATAGAAGAATGCATCTAGGCCTATTGGCCCATATGACACTGTTGTTGATCAAAAAGTCCAACATAAAAGGGGCCATTGCATTTATTATGATTCATTTGGAATAGATGTCTCTGCATTAAACTAAGATGAATACTCACCAATCTGGCCTACAAATTCGATTTTTATCCCTTGATGTTCCAGTCTTTTCCCAGGGTTCTTCAGTGTAACGTTGACCTTTCCAGCCACAGTCTCCCCGTCATAAAATAGGAAATATTTGTCCTTCTTCCCATCTTCAGTCTTATGTTCAGCCTTCTTTCTCGTCTCAGCATCAgtcagaactacatcaatttctGCACTTTGGCCAAAACTGAAGAAACTCATGCTTGTGTTCTTTTCTGTGCCGTTTTATGAACAAGGTTAAGATTTAGCGTATCTGAACAGATCTTTTAAGACCAATTTAGGTGACACTTTCAGTGCCCTATTTCTTACTAAAGTAAATTAAGTCGTTCATTCGAAATGACGGAAAGCGCAAAAACACCAACTTGTTTGTTACCAGCAATGATCACAGAACGTAGTAATTCTGGGAAGTGGAAAAATATGCAAATGTTAGCGTTATTTTACCTTTATATTTATTCTAAAATTCAATTCAATTACATACAGCACCATGTCTTCGTATCCCTATAGATTAAAGAAATAGCCTAAATACTACAAAACATGTCGCATAGTGATATCCACAAACACTGAAGAATGTTGCGTTTCCCTAGTACTCAAGATGTATCCGTCATTCATCGACACCGATTAACAATGTGGTGAGTCTTGATTGTTTCCTTTAGAATGTTATTCGCGTTGAATAGTTACATTTTACCTTTCCTGAAATAGCATAATGTTGCAAGCGATCATTTCCTATGATTTTGCACTTCCGGGGTTGTCTGGTTGACTGCATTatttttcaaaataaaagttaaaCTCTTCTGTAGTCATTTGCAAATAAAAAGTCCCAACAATACAGTAAATACAGTTACTTATGTTATGTCTTTATTGACAAAATGAAGTAAACATATA encodes:
- the LOC121559398 gene encoding vacuolar protein sorting-associated protein 26B-like; the protein is MSFFSFGQSAEIDVVLTDAETRKKAEHKTEDGKKDKYFLFYDGETVAGKVNVTLKNPGKRLEHQGIKIEFVGQIELYYDRGNHHEFVSLVKDLARPGELTQSQTFDFEFTHVEKPYETYTGQNVKLRYFLRATVSRRLNDISKEMDIVVHTLSTYPELNSSIKMEVGIEDCLHIEFEYNKSKYHLKDVIVGKIYFLLVRIKIKHMEIDIIKRETTGTGPSVYHENDTIAKYEIMDGAPVRGESIPIRLFLAGYEMTPTMRDINKKFSVRYYLNLVLIDEEERRYFKQQEITLWRKGDVVRKSMSTQATIGAQRFEGSASSESALEKAAREDSG